Proteins encoded in a region of the Triplophysa dalaica isolate WHDGS20190420 chromosome 10, ASM1584641v1, whole genome shotgun sequence genome:
- the si:ch1073-214b20.2 gene encoding hepatocyte cell adhesion molecule-like isoform X1, translated as MVSCFSGVFGVKTDVMKTVVVTEGDDVTLHAGVSVMKDDVQILWMFGRENSDTLIAEIYKLKIYIFDSHASVMKGKLQMESQTGSLIIRNISSVLSGLYKVQIINTTTKYRRFNLTVYARVSLPVIESSSVVSVCQTSDCQKSTASCIDPDKSLPCEVCAVMCSADNGADVSLSWFKNNERLNQTSSPDLNISLSLSLEIKERNNTYYCVAANPVNNLTTQLNFQEQCQQHTDLVHSCNFTEAVIRLVISALVSVATVAILVYDFRS; from the exons ATGGTCTCATgtttttcaggtgtgtttggtgtgaagACAGATGTAATGAAGACAGTCGTGGTGACAGAAGGAGATGATGTGACTCTACATGCTGGTGTGTCTGTCATGAAAGATGATGTTCAGATACTGTGGATGTTTGGAAGAGAGAATTCAGACACTCTCATTGCTGAAATCTATAAGCTGAAGATCTATATATTTGACAGTCATGCGAGTGTCATGAAAGGTAAACTACAGATGGAgagtcagactggatctctcatcatcagaAACATCAGCAGCGTTCTATCTGGACTATATAAAGTACAAATTATCAACACAACAACCAAATACAGAAGATTCAATCTTACAGTTTATG CACGTGTTTCATTACCGGTCATTGAGAGCAGCTCTGTGGTCAGTGTGTGTCAAACGTCTG ACTGTCAGAAATCCACAGCTTCTTGTATCGATCCAGATAAAAGTTTACCCTGTGAGGTTTGTGCAGTGATGTGTTCAGCTGACAATGGAGCAGATGTTTCTCTGTCATGGTTTAAGAACAATGAGAGATTGAACCAGACCAGCAGTCCTGACCtcaacatctctctctcactctcactggAGATTAAAGAGAGAAATAACACGTATTACTGTGTGGCTGCTAATCCGGTCAACAACCTGACAACACAACTCAACTTTCAGGAACAATGTCAACAACATACTG ATCTCGTTCACTCATGTAATTTCACTGAAGCTGTTATCCGGTTAGTCATCTCTGCTCTGGTATCTGTGGCTACTGTTGCTATACTGGTTTATGACTTTAGATCCTGA
- the si:ch1073-214b20.2 gene encoding hepatocyte cell adhesion molecule-like isoform X2 — MVSCFSGVFGVKTDVMKTVVVTEGDDVTLHAGVSVMKDDVQILWMFGRENSDTLIAEIYKLKIYIFDSHASVMKGKLQMESQTGSLIIRNISSVLSGLYKVQIINTTTKYRRFNLTVYARVSLPVIESSSVVSVCQTSVMCSADNGADVSLSWFKNNERLNQTSSPDLNISLSLSLEIKERNNTYYCVAANPVNNLTTQLNFQEQCQQHTDLVHSCNFTEAVIRLVISALVSVATVAILVYDFRS, encoded by the exons ATGGTCTCATgtttttcaggtgtgtttggtgtgaagACAGATGTAATGAAGACAGTCGTGGTGACAGAAGGAGATGATGTGACTCTACATGCTGGTGTGTCTGTCATGAAAGATGATGTTCAGATACTGTGGATGTTTGGAAGAGAGAATTCAGACACTCTCATTGCTGAAATCTATAAGCTGAAGATCTATATATTTGACAGTCATGCGAGTGTCATGAAAGGTAAACTACAGATGGAgagtcagactggatctctcatcatcagaAACATCAGCAGCGTTCTATCTGGACTATATAAAGTACAAATTATCAACACAACAACCAAATACAGAAGATTCAATCTTACAGTTTATG CACGTGTTTCATTACCGGTCATTGAGAGCAGCTCTGTGGTCAGTGTGTGTCAAACGTCTG TGATGTGTTCAGCTGACAATGGAGCAGATGTTTCTCTGTCATGGTTTAAGAACAATGAGAGATTGAACCAGACCAGCAGTCCTGACCtcaacatctctctctcactctcactggAGATTAAAGAGAGAAATAACACGTATTACTGTGTGGCTGCTAATCCGGTCAACAACCTGACAACACAACTCAACTTTCAGGAACAATGTCAACAACATACTG ATCTCGTTCACTCATGTAATTTCACTGAAGCTGTTATCCGGTTAGTCATCTCTGCTCTGGTATCTGTGGCTACTGTTGCTATACTGGTTTATGACTTTAGATCCTGA